Proteins encoded within one genomic window of Cucumis sativus cultivar 9930 chromosome 3, Cucumber_9930_V3, whole genome shotgun sequence:
- the LOC101215087 gene encoding uncharacterized protein LOC101215087, whose translation MSSHSKHFNSHDAARNSAMELDDPQKLQEEGDDDPFLKFVDYARSVLAFEDDEDFDPNINGTETHTPGWTWIASRVLRTCMAYSSSVTPAILLSELSQAWYEQHRVGAPKKIPECINQLKKKNRRKKLPKTVTIDSIYEKNFLALSSVLEAVILDEFILPGTNIHMLTLGDFWSSNTIDLYLHRRFYDLVNGILKKGRQIFVTGCYLRAASGGSGYPRLLPTEYLIILLDEEEDDDVMLLGAQFCSDTFSSVSLDSVNEGTTYSLYARIESIGPLEIHEMMNGLRMIQIILVDNDGFKLKFLLWGEQVLLANLLSVGSVLALDRPYVATVNENGVGTSDELCLEYGSATQLYLVPCIQHEEQVCVLTQNINQASRTVSMSYPTQSPQVSQVSLPCDSHGAIDFGNYPFRSFVIDLQDKMTGISLYGNVLDIANERNTTEAGFSMRIEDNTGEVLAKLRFVRSWSLGRVSVGHTVFISGLTCTKNKNRLEALWIENHVGASFVNLSCLPALLTSSCLHKLSRLSDLTSNTHGTKVCQVRLDQVSHCHVSTKFLHAICGHFVEETPARIECSFCRCECKSELMRTFDLKITLADDSAKIFAWCTGQTAAELLQISPDEFCELPEEEQVMYPSSLENENFVVAIVNCRRRSSTYGNNLNFANDPLSWEITRALKCE comes from the exons ATGTCTTCTCACAGCAAACATTTCAACTCGCACGACGCCGCCCGAAACTCAGCCATGGAGTTGGATGACCCCCAAAAGCTTCAGGAAGAAGGTGATGATGATCcgtttcttaaatttgttgattatGCGAGGTCTGTGCTAGCATTCGAAGACGATGAAGACTTTGATCCTAATATTAATGGAACGGAGACCCATACCCCGGGTTGGACTTGGATCGCTTCTCGGGTCCTCAGAACTTGTATGGCCTACTCCAGTTCTGTTACCCCTGCAATTTTGCTATCTGAGCTCTCGCAG gCTTGGTATGAGCAACACAGAGTTGGTGCTCCCAAGAAAATACCTGAATGTATTAAccagttgaagaagaagaataggaGAAAGAAGCTCCCAAAAACAGTTACTATCGACTCCATATATGAGAAGAATTTCCTGGCTTTAAGTAGCGTTTTGGAAGCTGTAATTCTTGATGAGTTTATTCTTCCAG GTACAAATATACATATGCTTACTTTGGGCGATTTTTGGAGTTCTAATACAATTGATCTTTATCTCCATCGTAG ATTTTATGACTTAGTGAATGGAATTCTGAAGAAAGGGAGGCAAATATTTGTAACCGGATGCTATCTTCGTGCTGCCAGTGGTGGTTCTGGTTATCCACGACTTCTACCAACTGAATACCTTATCATATTGTTAGATGAG GAAGAGGACGATGATGTCATGCTTCTAGGAGCTCAATTTTGTTCTGATACCTTTTCTTCTGTTTCTCTTGATTCCGTCAACGAAGGGACTACATATTCATTGTATGCAAG GATTGAGTCCATTGGCCCACTGGAAATCCACGAGATGATGAATGGTTTACGGATGATACAAATCATTCTTGTTGATAATGATGGTTTCAAGCTAAAGTTTCTCTTATGGGGTGAACAGGTGTTACTGGCCAACCTTTTAAG TGTTGGTAGTGTTCTTGCGCTTGATAGACCATATGTTGCAACTGTAAACGAGAATGGCGTAGGAACAAGTGATGAACTTTGTCTTGAATATGGTAGTGCAACACAGTTATATTTGGTGCCTTGCATTCAGCATGAGGAGCAA GTATGTGTTTTAACACAGAATATAAACCAAGCTTCAAGGACAGTCAGTATGTCGTATCCTACTCAGAGTCCCCAAGTTTCTCAAGTTTCCTTGCCCTGTGATTCACATGGGGCAATTGATTTTGGTAACTATCCTTTTCGG TCTTTTGTGATCGACCTTCAAGACAAGATGACTGGCATTAGCTTATATGGTAACGTTTTAGATATAGCTAATGAAAGAAATACCACAGAAGCCGGTTTCTCTATGAGAATTGAAGATAACACGGGAGAAGTTTTGGCCAAGTTACGCTTTGTGAGATCTTG GTCATTAGGAAGGGTAAGCGTTGGGCATACGGTATTTATAAGCGGCCTGACATGCACCAAGAACAAGAATCG CTTAGAGGCTTTATGGATTGAGAATCATGTTGGAGCTTCGTTTGTTAACCTTAGCTGCTTGCCAGCATTGTTAACTTCATCTTGTCTTCATAAACTTTCGCGACTTTCTGATCTTACGAGCAACACTCATGGTACAAAG GTCTGTCAAGTTCGGCTTGACCAAGTTTCACATTGTCACGTCAGTACGAAATTTTTGCATGCAATCTGTGGTCATTTTGTCGAGGAGACACCTGCCAGAATTGAGTGCAGCTTCTGTCGTTGTGAATGCAAGTCTGAGCTTATGCGTACATTCGACCTCAAAATCACCCTGGCAGATGATAGTGCAAAAATCTTTGCATGGTGTACAGGTCAAACTGCTGCAGAGTTGTTGCAAATATCTCCCGATGAATTCTGCGAACTACCTGAg GAAGAACAAGTAATGTACCCATCTTCACttgagaatgaaaattttgtggtTGCAATAGTGAACTGCAGAAGGCGGAGCAGCACATATGGAAACAATCTCAATTTCGCTAATGATCCACTTTCATGGGAGATTACTCGTGCACTCAAATGTGAATGA
- the LOC101215331 gene encoding probable N-acetyltransferase HLS1-like translates to MGEEKVKVEIREFNEENRDIEMVEKLERSCEIGSKIKGASIFTNMMGDPLCRITFFPLHIMLVAELPENGEIVGVVRGCIKSLGIARAGVGVGEANTMKIGCILGLRVSPAHRRMGIGLKLVHSVEEWIIRNGANYAFLAIEKKNKASKNLFAKKCNYVKFSSLVIFRQPLIVFPTTKEVIISKGEIIKTEKLNIEQAISFYTNTLTTKGGVYPMDFDMILKEKLSLGTWVSYFNQEDWTHHLICSQKDSDQIYQRMPSSWVVFSIWNTCKAYKFQIRESKNDQLLPLRFFKSARKKFISCFKMPNSVSFGKSFGFFFLYGIFGEGERVGELVESIWIFASRLAEDEKDCKAIVTELSVSDPIINHVPRNVSMSRVNDNLYLKRLSVHSDDEKDETLLSKDMETAANVIVDPRDF, encoded by the exons atgggAGAAGAGAAagtaaaagttgaaataagaGAATTCAATGAGGAAAATAGAGACATAGAAATGGTGGAAAAACTAGAAAGAAGCTGTGAAATTGGGTCTAAAATAAAAGGAGCTTCCATTTTTACCAATATGATGGGTGATCCTCTTTGTAGGATTACATTCTTCCCTCTTCATATTATGTTG GTGGCTGAGCTGCCGGAAAATGGAGAGATTGTGGGAGTTGTTAGAGGCTGTATTAAGTCTTTGGGGATTGCTCGTGCCGGCGTCGGTGTCGGAGAAGCTAATACGATGAAGATTGGTTGCATATTGGGACTTCGTGTTTCGCCTGCACATAG GAGGATGGGAATTGGACTAAAGCTTGTACACTCAGTTGAAGAATGGATAATAAGAAATGGAGCTAATTATGCATTTCTAGCAatagagaagaagaacaaagcCTCAAAGAATCTGTTCGCTAAAAAATGCAACTATGTAAAATTCAGCTCATTGGTGATTTTCAGACAACCACTTATTGTGTTCCCAACAACAAAAGAAGTTATTATTTCTAAaggagaaataataaaaacagaGAAACTCAACATAGAACAAGCCATTTCATTCTATACAAACACTCTCACAACTAAAGGAGGAGTTTATCCAATGGATTTTGATAtgattttgaaggaaaaactAAGTCTTGGTACCTGGGTTTCTTATTTCAATCAAGAAGATTGGACTCATCACTTGATTTGTTCGCAAAAAGATTCAGATCAGATTTACCAAAGAATGCCAAGTTCTTGGGTTGTGTTTAGCATATGGAATACCTGCAAAGCATATAAGTTTCAAATAAGGGAATCAAAAAATGATCAATTATTACCTCTAAGGTTCTTCAAAAGtgcaagaaaaaagttcatttcTTGCTTCAAAATGCCAAATTCTGTGTCCTTTGGGAAGTCATTTGGATTCTTCTTCCTGTATGGGATCTTTGGGGAGGGGGAGAGAGTGGGAGAGCTTGTCGAGTCGATATGGATTTTTGCGTCGAGATTGGCTGAAGACGAGAAGGATTGCAAGGCCATTGTTACTGAATTGTCTGTTTCTGATCCAATCATTAACCACGTCCCACGGAACGTTTCCATGTCTCGCGTCAATGATAACTTGTACCTGAAAAGGTTGAGTGTACATAGTGATGATGAAAAGGATGAAACATTGTTGTCAAAAGATATGGAAACAGCTGCAAATGTTATTGTTGACCCAAGAGACTTCTag
- the LOC101211722 gene encoding universal stress protein PHOS32 has translation MDGERRVGVAVDFSACSIKALKWAIDNVIRKGDFLVLIAVRPEGDYEDGEMQLWQTTGSPLIPLVEFSDPNTMRKYGIKPDAETLDIVSTAAAQKEINVLLKIYWGDAREKICEAIDHIPITCLIIGNRGLGKLKRAILGSVSNYVVNNGSCPVTVVKKADHEN, from the exons ATGGACGGTGAACGGAGAGTCGGCGTTGCGGTGGATTTCTCTGCCTGTAGCATTAAAGCCCTCAAATGGGCCATCGACAACGTTATCCGCAAGGGCGATTTCCTTGTTCTCATCGCCGTTCGTCCCGAAGGCGATTATGAAGACGGCGAGATGCAGCTCTGGCAAACCACCGGATCTC CGCTTATTcctttggttgaattttccGATCCGAACACTATGAGGAAGTACGGGATTAAGCCTGATGCTGAAACTCTGGATATTGTGTCAACGGCGGCTGCTCAGAAGGAG ATCAATGTTTTACTTAAGATTTATTGGGGAGATGCTCGTGAGAAGATTTGTGAAGCAATTGATCATATTCCTATTACTTGTCTCATCATTGGGAACAGAGGTCTCGGCAAACTTAAGAG GGCCATATTGGGGAGTGTAAGCAACTATGTAGTGAACAATGGTTCGTGTCCAGTCACTGTGGTGAAGAAAGCAGATCATGAAAACTGA
- the LOC101214850 gene encoding UPF0481 protein At3g47200, with protein MDPSTPVSHTINISGISQESFQEESLLSCIERKLEANCSSFTIYKAPSEINIEDRNVFLPAKVSIGPFHHGAPHLESVEKLKWHYLSTFLTHKPSLTLQDLIKLVVKSESRGRKCYEKEFYSSDRDEFSQIMLLDCCFILELLLRYTKRRFRRPNDPVFTTPGLLYDLRCDLVLLENQIPYFLLEEIYAKVLDGLEENMYLSDLTSRFFRTMVPGDRKFIGDNFIVEANHLLEMVYSCFLSTYPPVETNDKLKSKELPSASKLKAAGIKFKNARSSKSLLDIKFQNGVLEIPPLRVYQKTETILRNLAAYEICQFGTDLQVKSYLNFMSHLLQSDEDVKILCRKKILNALKDEEEQIIEKLKWIREQKDSLSGTFFAGIVQKLKEKPDRSVARWRRLRSNSTAISVATVLMVVVIFGAAFFAAFSVLQRRYK; from the coding sequence ATGGATCCATCAACACCGGTTTCCCATACGATTAATATTTCTGGAATCTCACAAGAAAGCTTTCAGGAAGAGTCTCTCCTATCTTGCATTGAACGAAAATTGGAAGCCAATTGTTCATCCTTTACCATCTACAAAGCTCCAAGCGAAATCAATATTGAAGATAGAAACGTCTTCCTTCCCGCCAAAGTCTCAATCGGCCCTTTCCACCACGGCGCTCCACATCTCGAATCTGTTGAAAAGCTCAAGTGGCATTACTTGTCCACTTTCTTGACGCACAAACCGTCTCTCACTTTACAGGATCTTATTAAACTCGTTGTAAAATCGGAGAGCCGGGGGAGGAAATGCTATGAGAAAGAGTTTTATAGTTCGGATAGGGATGAGTTTTCACAGATCATGTTGCTTGATTGCTGCTTCATTCTTGAGTTACTTTTGCGATACACGAAAAGGAGGTTCAGGCGCCCGAATGATCCTGTTTTCACTACTCCTGGTTTGCTTTACGATTTAAGATGCGATTTGGTGTTGCTTGAAAATCAGATTCCATACTTCCTTCTCGAAGAAATTTATGCAAAGGTGCTAGATGGGTTAGAGGAAAATATGTATCTCAGTGACCTGACCTCCCGATTCTTTAGAACTATGGTACCTGGAGACCGGAAATTTATCGGCGATAACTTCATAGTGGAAGCAAATCATTTACTCGAAATGGTGTATTCTTGTTTCCTCTCCACCTATCCGCCAGTTGAGACGAACGACAAATTGAAATCGAAAGAATTACCTAGTGCGTCGAAGCTTAAAGCTGCcggaatcaaattcaaaaacgCCAGATCTTCAAAAAGCTTATTGGACATCAAATTTCAGAACGGCGTCCTTGAAATTCCGCCTCTAAGAGTGTACCAGAAAACGGAGACAATTCTGAGGAATCTTGCTGCTTATGAAATCTGTCAATTCGGAACCGATCTGCAAGTGAAATCGTATCTCAATTTCATGAGCCACCTTCTCCAGAGCGATGAAGACGTGAAGATACTGTGCAGAAAGAAAATCCTGAATGCTTTGAAGGACGAGGAGGAACAGATTATTGAGAAACTGAAATGGATACGCGAGCAGAAGGATAGCCTATCGGGAACGTTCTTTGCCGGCATtgttcaaaaattaaaagagaagcCGGACCGATCCGTCGCGCGGTGGCGGAGGCTGAGAAGCAATTCGACGGCCATCAGCGTTGCCACCGTTTTGATGGTGGTTGTGATCTTCGGCGCGGCCTTTTTCGCTGCATTTTCAGTACTTCAGCGCCGTTACAAATAA